The following proteins come from a genomic window of Candidatus Bathyarchaeota archaeon:
- the purS gene encoding phosphoribosylformylglycinamidine synthase subunit PurS, producing the protein MTKTCDYIVEVIIENKKLAKDPEGETIYRELVNKSGYDQIQSVRSGKYLRFIVNTKTPKDAKKLVHDLCNDLRIYNPVVHSLQVTSRGNSQ; encoded by the coding sequence ATGACAAAAACATGTGATTATATTGTAGAGGTTATAATTGAAAATAAAAAACTAGCAAAGGATCCCGAAGGAGAGACTATCTATCGAGAACTTGTAAATAAGAGCGGGTATGACCAAATTCAGAGTGTGAGATCAGGCAAATATCTGAGATTTATTGTGAACACGAAAACTCCAAAAGATGCTAAGAAATTGGTACATGACCTATGCAATGATTTGAGGATTTACAACCCCGTTGTTCACTCATTACAAGTAACTTCGCGAGGAAATTCTCAATGA
- a CDS encoding phosphoribosylaminoimidazolesuccinocarboxamide synthase, producing MEKERINEGKTKIVYSSDRSDAYLLKFKDDITALDGEKHDLLEGKGKINATISVKLFELLEKNGIKTHLIESLDSNSILVKKLKMMPLEVVCRNIAAGHFISRFSMFKKGQTLKFPIVEFYLKDDALHDPMLVEDHLVLLDLASEDEVAGMKEITRRVNKVLFDFFLDKNLKLVDFKLEFGRDSKNQIILGDELNSDCMRLWDIDTGEILDKDVYRQNSSMNEVKETYEELYRRLFPDDKNM from the coding sequence TTGGAGAAAGAGAGAATTAATGAGGGAAAAACTAAAATCGTTTATTCTTCTGATCGCTCTGATGCTTACTTATTGAAGTTCAAAGACGATATTACAGCACTAGACGGAGAAAAACATGATCTACTAGAAGGAAAGGGTAAAATCAATGCGACTATCTCAGTTAAATTATTTGAGTTGCTTGAGAAGAATGGAATTAAAACACATTTGATTGAATCCTTAGATTCAAATTCTATCCTAGTTAAAAAACTCAAAATGATGCCTTTAGAAGTAGTCTGTAGAAACATCGCTGCAGGACATTTTATTTCTAGATTTTCTATGTTTAAGAAAGGACAAACACTGAAATTCCCAATCGTTGAATTCTATCTAAAAGATGATGCCCTACATGATCCCATGTTAGTAGAAGACCATTTAGTATTACTAGATCTTGCATCAGAGGATGAAGTTGCTGGGATGAAGGAAATTACCAGACGGGTAAACAAAGTGCTTTTTGATTTCTTCTTGGATAAAAATCTGAAACTGGTCGATTTCAAATTGGAATTTGGGAGGGACTCTAAAAACCAAATAATTCTTGGAGATGAGTTGAACTCTGATTGCATGAGGTTATGGGACATAGATACAGGAGAAATATTGGATAAGGATGTTTATCGACAAAACTCTTCCATGAATGAAGTAAAAGAGACTTATGAAGAATTATATCGAAGGTTATTTCCTGATGACAAAAACATGTGA
- a CDS encoding 2Fe-2S iron-sulfur cluster-binding protein, which translates to MVNSITIEIDGKKVKVKEGITILEAANQLNIDIPNLCHHEELEPFGACRICSVEIERKGRTRIVAACCYPIEEGLKIKTRSEKIDRIRKTILELAAVTSGENVTGEMRSLASEYNADLSRFASRITSKPTKCILCGLCVRRCTEATWDSVIGFVGRGVERQIVEFPEKKDICAVCTYCHAVCPTGRIKSTGADPSFPSLDDVLAGRE; encoded by the coding sequence ATGGTTAATTCTATTACAATAGAGATCGATGGAAAAAAAGTGAAGGTCAAAGAAGGAATTACTATTCTTGAAGCAGCTAACCAACTAAATATAGATATTCCCAATCTCTGTCATCATGAGGAATTGGAACCTTTTGGCGCGTGCCGCATTTGCAGTGTAGAGATTGAAAGAAAAGGAAGAACACGTATAGTAGCTGCTTGTTGCTATCCAATTGAAGAGGGATTAAAGATAAAGACCAGATCTGAAAAAATTGACAGAATTAGAAAGACTATTTTAGAATTAGCTGCAGTGACTTCTGGAGAAAACGTAACTGGTGAAATGCGGTCATTAGCAAGCGAATATAATGCAGATCTTTCTAGGTTTGCTTCGAGAATCACATCCAAACCCACAAAATGTATTCTTTGTGGATTATGTGTACGTCGTTGTACTGAAGCTACTTGGGACAGCGTCATAGGTTTTGTAGGCAGAGGTGTGGAAAGGCAAATAGTTGAATTCCCTGAAAAAAAAGATATATGTGCTGTATGTACTTATTGTCACGCTGTCTGCCCAACCGGTAGAATTAAATCAACTGGTGCCGATCCTTCGTTCCCTTCGCTTGATGATGTTCTAGCTGGTAGAGAATAA